One Mycobacterium marseillense DNA window includes the following coding sequences:
- a CDS encoding DHA2 family efflux MFS transporter permease subunit, whose protein sequence is MDNASSATSAALISAVPAGQSDGGAPAYPDKIDGRLLWIGAVCGLASMMGNLDGTAVAVAQRTFVTEFGSTQAIVSWTMAGYMLAFAAVVPLTGWAADRFGTKRLFMGGVLVFTLASLLCTITPNIVQLIGFRVLQGIGSGIMTPLCFVILTRESGPKRLGRLVAIGAAPFLLGPLGGPILGGWLIGTCGWEWIFLINLPIGLSALAVAAVMLPKDRSAPSETLDVTGMLLLSPGMAALLGGMSSIPGRRTLADPHVLLPSIAGLILIAAFIFHAWRRSDAPLIDLRLLKNRVVRQANLTLLIFAVTYVGILLLVPSYFQVALHQTPMQAGVRLIAMGLGVVLTTPVSGIVMDRHGPGKIVLAGFPLIAAGLGIFTIGVARHADYAPTLMAGLLLMGMGMGCVATPLSAACVQPLEPHQIARGATLRSVNNQLGGAVGAALMTVLLTNQLIHREDTGTASGHLAHAYTLVFAVAAAVAAVAIVAAAFLPAAADDAAQRGQPDERPSARPMRKFVA, encoded by the coding sequence ATGGACAACGCATCTTCGGCCACTAGTGCTGCATTGATATCCGCGGTCCCCGCCGGGCAATCGGACGGCGGTGCCCCCGCCTACCCGGACAAGATCGACGGCAGATTGCTCTGGATCGGCGCGGTGTGCGGTCTGGCCAGCATGATGGGAAACCTGGACGGTACCGCGGTCGCCGTCGCTCAACGGACCTTTGTCACCGAATTCGGCTCTACCCAGGCGATCGTCTCGTGGACGATGGCCGGCTACATGCTGGCGTTCGCCGCCGTTGTCCCCCTAACCGGTTGGGCCGCTGACCGATTCGGCACCAAGCGCCTCTTCATGGGCGGTGTCCTGGTGTTCACGCTGGCCTCCCTGCTGTGCACAATCACCCCAAACATCGTGCAGCTCATCGGCTTCCGTGTGCTCCAAGGGATCGGCAGCGGCATTATGACGCCGCTGTGCTTCGTGATCTTGACTCGCGAGTCGGGTCCCAAGCGACTCGGCCGCCTGGTCGCGATCGGGGCAGCTCCCTTCCTGCTCGGGCCTCTTGGCGGGCCGATCCTGGGCGGATGGTTGATCGGCACCTGCGGCTGGGAGTGGATATTCCTGATCAACCTGCCGATCGGGCTGAGCGCCCTGGCGGTCGCGGCGGTGATGTTGCCGAAGGACCGTTCCGCGCCGTCGGAAACGCTCGACGTGACCGGAATGCTGCTGCTCTCACCCGGCATGGCGGCGTTGCTGGGTGGGATGTCCTCCATCCCCGGACGTCGCACGCTCGCCGACCCCCATGTGCTGTTGCCCTCGATTGCTGGCCTGATACTGATCGCCGCCTTCATTTTTCACGCCTGGCGTCGTTCGGATGCCCCGCTGATCGACCTGCGCCTGTTGAAGAATCGCGTCGTCCGGCAGGCCAACCTGACATTGCTGATCTTCGCGGTCACCTATGTCGGAATCTTGTTGCTTGTCCCAAGCTATTTCCAGGTTGCGCTGCACCAGACGCCGATGCAGGCCGGGGTGCGCTTGATCGCCATGGGATTGGGCGTCGTACTGACCACACCCGTGTCCGGAATAGTCATGGACAGACACGGGCCGGGCAAGATCGTCCTGGCGGGCTTCCCGCTGATCGCAGCGGGATTGGGAATCTTTACCATCGGAGTCGCCCGGCATGCGGACTATGCACCGACGCTGATGGCCGGCCTGCTGCTCATGGGCATGGGGATGGGCTGTGTCGCAACGCCTCTCTCCGCGGCGTGCGTGCAGCCGTTGGAGCCGCATCAGATCGCCCGCGGCGCGACCCTGCGCAGCGTCAACAATCAGCTGGGCGGCGCGGTCGGGGCCGCCCTGATGACGGTGCTGTTGACGAATCAGCTCATCCACCGCGAGGACACCGGCACCGCGTCCGGCCACCTCGCACACGCCTACACGCTGGTATTTGCGGTTGCCGCCGCGGTGGCGGCGGTCGCGATCGTCGCCGCGGCGTTCCTGCCGGCCGCTGCTGATGACGCAGCGCAACGAGGCCAACCCGACGAGCGCCCGAGCGCTCGCCCAATGAGAAAGTTCGTCGCCTGA
- a CDS encoding methionyl-tRNA formyltransferase, giving the protein MRIVFFGFQTWGYRTLKALIEMDHEVALAVTHPSSEESYKAIWSAPVENLARDHGIPLHLTETVDAETIDLVKRAEPDVIVVNSWYYRMPAELYNLPPHGTLNFHDSLLPRFTGFSPVLWALISGESEFGLTVHRMDDGLDTGDILVQRSVPIGPDDTGTELVLRGMDLIPDVLAEALGALESGTAVWRPQNKAERTYFHKRSERDSLIDWGWAAEDLERFVRALSDPYPRAFSFYRGERIEILEARVSEAGYGGTPGRVIVQEEGGAVVCGPDSHRGNNRGLVITRVRSADGVECGGEKFFRRGGYLTSQP; this is encoded by the coding sequence ATGCGCATCGTCTTCTTCGGATTCCAGACCTGGGGCTACCGGACCCTCAAGGCGCTCATCGAGATGGACCATGAGGTCGCCCTGGCGGTCACCCACCCGTCCAGCGAGGAATCGTACAAGGCGATCTGGTCGGCGCCGGTGGAAAACCTCGCGCGTGACCACGGTATCCCGTTGCATCTGACCGAGACCGTCGACGCGGAAACCATCGATCTGGTCAAGCGCGCCGAGCCCGACGTCATCGTCGTCAACAGCTGGTACTACCGAATGCCGGCGGAACTGTACAACCTGCCGCCGCACGGAACCCTGAACTTCCACGACTCGCTGTTGCCGAGGTTCACCGGGTTTTCGCCCGTGCTGTGGGCGTTGATCAGCGGCGAGTCCGAGTTCGGGCTGACCGTGCACCGGATGGACGACGGCCTGGACACCGGGGACATCCTCGTCCAGCGTTCGGTGCCGATCGGTCCCGACGACACCGGCACCGAACTGGTGCTGCGCGGCATGGATCTGATCCCGGACGTGCTGGCCGAGGCGCTCGGTGCGCTGGAGTCCGGCACCGCGGTCTGGCGACCGCAGAACAAGGCCGAGCGGACGTACTTCCACAAGCGTTCGGAGCGTGACAGTTTGATCGACTGGGGCTGGGCGGCCGAGGACCTGGAGCGGTTCGTGCGCGCATTGTCCGATCCCTACCCCCGCGCCTTCAGCTTCTACCGAGGCGAACGGATCGAAATCCTCGAGGCGCGCGTTTCCGAGGCCGGTTACGGTGGCACGCCGGGTCGGGTGATAGTCCAGGAGGAGGGCGGCGCGGTGGTCTGCGGACCCGACTCGCATCGGGGTAACAACCGCGGCCTGGTGATCACCCGCGTCCGTTCCGCGGACGGAGTCGAGTGTGGCGGGGAAAAGTTCTTCCGGCGAGGCGGTTACCTGACCAGCCAGCCCTGA
- a CDS encoding MCE family protein — MEGSPVQINDSRLPPYKVYTFVVVVVLAIIFTLVYIQFRGGFTPKTELTMVASRAGLVMDPGSKVTYNGVEIGRVGKIAETVRDGKPAAKFTLEVYPRYLKLIPSNVNADIKATTVFGGKYVSLTTPANPSPQKISPHAVLDARSVTTEINTLFQTITSIAEKVDPVKLNLTLSAAAQSLAGLGEKFGQSVVNANAVLDEVNPRMPQARKDIQQLAALGDTYANASPDLFDFLNNAVVTSRTINAQQKDLDQALLAAAGFGNTGADLFTKGGPYLARGAADLVPTAQLLDTYSPEIYCLMRSEHDALPATGAAEGGFNGYSLNMDTEVLSGLGLIANPVSAVPVIASLVGGVAGVVGGAPNPYIWPENLPRVNARGGPGGAPGCWQKVTRDLWPAPELVMDTGNSIAPYNHLDTGSPYAIEYVWGRQVGDNTINP; from the coding sequence ATGGAAGGCTCACCCGTTCAGATCAACGACTCCCGGCTCCCGCCCTACAAGGTCTACACCTTTGTCGTCGTGGTGGTGCTCGCGATCATCTTCACGCTCGTATACATCCAGTTCCGCGGAGGCTTCACCCCGAAGACCGAGTTGACGATGGTGGCGTCGCGGGCTGGGTTGGTGATGGATCCGGGGTCGAAGGTGACCTATAACGGGGTGGAGATCGGCCGGGTGGGCAAGATCGCGGAGACGGTGCGCGATGGCAAGCCGGCGGCCAAGTTCACCCTCGAGGTCTATCCGCGGTATTTGAAGCTGATCCCGTCGAATGTGAATGCCGATATCAAGGCGACGACGGTGTTCGGTGGGAAGTATGTGTCGTTGACGACGCCGGCCAACCCGTCGCCGCAGAAGATTTCGCCGCATGCGGTGCTGGATGCGCGGTCGGTGACCACCGAGATCAACACGTTGTTTCAGACGATCACCTCGATCGCGGAGAAGGTTGATCCGGTCAAGTTGAATTTGACGTTGAGCGCGGCGGCGCAGTCGTTGGCGGGGCTGGGGGAGAAGTTCGGCCAGTCGGTGGTAAATGCGAACGCGGTTCTTGATGAGGTGAACCCGCGGATGCCGCAGGCGCGCAAGGATATTCAGCAGTTGGCGGCGCTGGGGGATACCTATGCGAACGCGTCGCCGGATCTGTTCGACTTTTTGAATAACGCGGTGGTGACCTCGCGCACGATCAATGCGCAGCAAAAGGATTTGGATCAGGCGTTGTTGGCGGCGGCCGGGTTCGGCAACACCGGGGCCGACCTGTTCACCAAGGGCGGGCCGTACCTGGCGCGCGGCGCCGCCGATCTGGTGCCGACCGCCCAACTGCTCGACACCTACAGCCCCGAAATCTATTGCCTGATGCGCAGCGAACACGACGCCTTGCCGGCGACGGGGGCGGCCGAGGGCGGCTTCAACGGCTACTCGCTGAACATGGACACCGAGGTGCTCTCGGGACTGGGGCTGATTGCGAACCCGGTGTCCGCGGTGCCCGTCATCGCGTCCCTGGTGGGCGGCGTCGCCGGGGTGGTCGGCGGGGCGCCCAACCCCTACATCTGGCCCGAGAACCTGCCCCGGGTGAACGCCCGCGGCGGCCCCGGGGGCGCCCCCGGATGCTGGCAGAAAGTTACCCGCGACCTGTGGCCGGCGCCCGAACTGGTGATGGACACCGGCAACAGCATCGCGCCCTACAACCACCTGGACACCGGATCGCCGTATGCGATCGAGTACGTCTGGGGCCGCCAGGTCGGCGACAACACCATCAACCCTTAG
- a CDS encoding MCE family protein has protein sequence MQINSQRKPPYKLVAVAALLVLAVILALVYGQFRGDFTPKTNLTMLASRAGLVMDPGSKVTYNGVEIGRVGKIAETVRDGKPAAKFTLEVYPRYLKLIPSNVNADIKATTVFGGKYVSLTTPANPSPQKISSHTVLDARSVTTEINTLFQTITSIAEKVDPVKLNLTLSAAAQSLAGLGEKFGQSVVNADMLLDDVNPRMPQARKDIQQLAALGDTYANASPDLFDFLNNAVVTSRTINAQQKDLDQALLAAAGFGNTGADLFTKGGPYLARGAADLVPSAELLDTYSPEIYCTLYNYHEIVPITGASEGGFNGYSLNMNTEVTSGLGLLLNPVATVPVIASLLGGIAGVVGGAPNPYIWPENLPRVNARGGPGGAPGCWQPITRDLWPAPELVMDSGNSLAPYNHLDTGSPYAIEYVWGRQVGDNTINP, from the coding sequence GTGCAGATCAACTCGCAGCGCAAGCCCCCGTACAAACTGGTGGCCGTCGCCGCGTTACTCGTGCTCGCGGTGATTTTGGCCCTGGTCTACGGGCAGTTCCGGGGTGACTTCACGCCCAAGACCAACCTCACGATGTTGGCGTCGCGGGCCGGTCTGGTGATGGATCCGGGGTCGAAGGTGACCTATAACGGGGTGGAGATCGGCCGGGTGGGCAAGATCGCGGAGACGGTGCGCGATGGCAAGCCGGCGGCCAAGTTCACCCTCGAGGTCTATCCGCGGTATTTGAAGCTGATCCCGTCGAATGTGAATGCCGATATCAAGGCGACGACGGTGTTCGGTGGGAAGTATGTGTCGTTGACGACGCCGGCCAACCCGTCGCCGCAGAAGATCTCGTCGCACACGGTGCTGGATGCGCGGTCGGTGACCACTGAGATCAACACGTTGTTTCAGACGATCACCTCGATCGCGGAGAAGGTCGATCCGGTCAAGTTGAATTTGACGTTGAGCGCGGCGGCGCAGTCGTTGGCGGGGCTGGGGGAGAAGTTCGGCCAGTCGGTGGTGAACGCCGATATGCTGCTCGACGATGTGAACCCGCGGATGCCGCAGGCGCGCAAGGACATTCAGCAGTTGGCGGCGCTGGGGGATACGTATGCGAACGCGTCGCCGGATCTGTTCGACTTTTTGAATAACGCGGTGGTGACCTCGCGCACGATCAATGCGCAGCAAAAGGATTTGGATCAGGCGTTGTTGGCGGCGGCCGGGTTCGGCAACACCGGGGCCGACCTGTTCACCAAGGGCGGGCCGTACCTGGCGCGGGGCGCGGCCGACCTGGTGCCCTCGGCGGAGCTGCTGGACACCTACAGCCCGGAAATCTATTGCACCCTGTACAACTACCACGAAATCGTGCCCATCACCGGCGCCTCCGAAGGCGGCTTCAACGGCTACTCGCTGAACATGAACACCGAGGTCACCTCCGGTTTGGGGCTGTTGCTCAACCCGGTAGCGACCGTGCCCGTGATTGCCTCGCTACTCGGGGGCATCGCGGGGGTGGTCGGCGGGGCGCCCAACCCCTACATCTGGCCCGAGAACCTGCCCCGGGTGAACGCCCGCGGCGGCCCCGGCGGCGCCCCGGGTTGCTGGCAGCCCATCACGCGCGACCTGTGGCCCGCACCGGAGTTGGTGATGGACTCCGGAAACAGCCTCGCGCCCTACAACCACCTCGACACCGGATCGCCGTATGCGATCGAGTACGTCTGGGGCCGCCAGGTCGGCGACAACACCATCAACCCCTAG
- a CDS encoding glutathione peroxidase, with protein sequence MTLKDIALNTLDGRPTTLAELSDGATLVVNVASKCGLTPQYTALEKLAKDYRDRGLTVVGVPCNQFMGQEPGTADEIQQFCSTTYGVTFPLLAKTDVNGDDRHPLYAELTKAADADGQAGDIQWNFEKFLLAPDGAVVQRFRPRTEPDAPEVISAIEEVLPR encoded by the coding sequence GTGACCCTCAAAGACATCGCTCTGAACACACTCGACGGCCGGCCCACCACGCTCGCCGAATTGTCCGACGGCGCAACGCTCGTCGTCAACGTCGCCTCCAAATGCGGGCTGACTCCGCAGTACACCGCGCTCGAGAAACTGGCCAAGGACTATCGCGACCGCGGCCTGACCGTCGTCGGCGTCCCCTGCAATCAGTTCATGGGCCAGGAACCCGGCACGGCCGACGAGATCCAGCAATTCTGCTCGACGACCTACGGCGTGACGTTCCCGCTGCTGGCGAAGACCGACGTCAACGGCGACGACCGCCACCCGCTGTACGCCGAATTGACGAAGGCCGCCGACGCCGACGGCCAGGCGGGCGACATCCAGTGGAACTTCGAGAAGTTCCTGCTCGCGCCCGACGGTGCGGTGGTGCAGCGCTTCCGGCCCCGCACCGAGCCCGACGCCCCCGAGGTCATCAGCGCCATCGAGGAAGTGCTGCCACGGTAG
- a CDS encoding GIY-YIG nuclease family protein: protein MEPELHHLRPALNPIPVRPLLGGLDPAMCKLHCAVWNQRHHPIDVLASDWDEWVGWSRWRGERDHFNRDFIFTMARERKTSDQWLFGGIFEVVGRKAIPNARSYDLNLRDDIMGEYIKRLVINFRPTGRGIRLNLETHLDQMTVAAIHEKPYEGEAFPGHDLINHTLRELRVIVRQNRPDWRIALESMKGVYVIHDQQTGEPYVGAAYADEGIWHRLCAYADSLHGNNAGLKALVETKGVEYALGNLRFALLEFWSKRTEDQRVIDRETYWKQVLLSRALGNNRN from the coding sequence ATGGAACCAGAACTACATCACCTACGACCCGCACTGAATCCGATCCCCGTCCGCCCGCTGTTGGGCGGCCTGGACCCGGCCATGTGCAAGCTGCACTGCGCCGTGTGGAACCAGCGACACCACCCGATAGACGTTCTCGCCAGCGATTGGGACGAATGGGTCGGCTGGAGTCGTTGGCGTGGTGAACGTGATCACTTCAACCGAGACTTCATATTTACGATGGCCCGCGAGCGGAAGACGTCGGATCAATGGCTGTTCGGGGGCATATTCGAGGTGGTCGGACGCAAGGCCATTCCAAACGCGCGGTCATATGACCTAAACCTGCGCGACGACATCATGGGTGAGTACATCAAACGGCTGGTGATCAATTTTCGCCCTACGGGGCGAGGGATCCGGTTGAACTTGGAGACGCACCTTGACCAGATGACTGTGGCGGCGATACACGAAAAGCCTTATGAGGGTGAGGCTTTTCCAGGTCACGACCTCATCAACCACACCCTACGAGAGCTGCGGGTCATCGTTCGGCAGAACCGCCCCGACTGGCGTATCGCACTCGAATCCATGAAGGGCGTTTACGTCATACACGACCAGCAGACAGGGGAACCCTACGTCGGTGCGGCCTACGCCGACGAGGGCATTTGGCATCGTCTGTGCGCCTACGCCGACAGCTTGCATGGCAACAACGCCGGACTCAAGGCACTGGTCGAAACCAAAGGGGTGGAATACGCGCTCGGAAATCTTCGCTTCGCCCTCCTCGAATTCTGGTCGAAACGCACCGAGGACCAGCGCGTCATCGACCGCGAGACTTACTGGAAGCAGGTCCTGCTGTCTCGGGCGCTCGGCAACAACCGAAATTAG
- a CDS encoding RsiV family protein has protein sequence MRSFTVAASATALVLFGAVGVAAAAPPKDYCAELKGANTGQACQIQMADPGYNVDISFPLSYPDQKSVAEFIAKERDDFLNVAKSSTPRDQPYQLTITSANYGSAIPPRGTEAVVFKVVEDVGTHPETTYKSFNWDQTYRKAIVWTAASDDKNNTPLWRVDDPLKTVAPIVQSELQKQSAPPASQTPAAAPGNQTPTAPPASQTPTAPPVTVAPAAAYDPANYQNFAVTNDGVIFFFDQGHMLPDAAGAPQVLVPRSAIDPMLA, from the coding sequence ATGCGCAGCTTCACGGTGGCAGCGTCCGCCACGGCCCTCGTTCTCTTCGGCGCTGTCGGCGTCGCCGCAGCCGCGCCGCCGAAGGACTACTGCGCCGAACTCAAGGGCGCCAACACCGGCCAGGCATGCCAGATCCAGATGGCCGACCCCGGCTACAACGTCGACATCAGCTTCCCGCTCAGCTACCCCGACCAGAAGTCCGTGGCCGAGTTCATTGCCAAGGAGCGCGACGATTTCCTCAATGTCGCCAAATCCTCCACACCCCGCGATCAGCCCTACCAGCTGACCATTACGTCGGCGAATTACGGATCGGCGATACCGCCGCGCGGAACCGAGGCCGTGGTGTTCAAGGTCGTCGAGGACGTCGGCACACACCCGGAGACGACGTACAAGTCGTTCAACTGGGACCAGACCTACCGCAAGGCGATCGTGTGGACCGCGGCGTCAGACGACAAGAACAACACGCCCTTGTGGCGCGTCGACGACCCGCTGAAGACCGTCGCGCCGATCGTGCAGAGCGAGCTGCAGAAGCAGAGCGCGCCGCCGGCGAGCCAGACGCCGGCCGCGGCCCCGGGCAACCAGACGCCGACCGCACCGCCGGCCAGCCAGACGCCGACCGCGCCGCCGGTGACCGTCGCCCCTGCCGCCGCCTACGACCCGGCGAACTACCAGAACTTCGCCGTCACGAACGACGGCGTCATCTTCTTCTTCGACCAAGGCCACATGCTGCCCGACGCGGCAGGCGCCCCCCAGGTATTGGTACCGCGCTCCGCGATCGACCCGATGCTCGCTTAG
- a CDS encoding serine/threonine-protein kinase, with the protein MGEVYLAQHPRLPRQDALKVLRANVSDNGEFRERFIQEADLAASLSHPNILTVHDRGEYDDRLWIATAYVDGTDAAQVTHHQYPAGMPVDQVLTIVTAIAAALDYAHDRGLLHRDVKPANILLSEPEKDGQRRIFLADFGIARQIADANRLTATNLTLGTVAYAAPEQLMAEDLDGRADQYALAATAYHLLTGTLLYENTNPVAVISRHLSTPAPALSDRRPDLAPLDGALLTALSKDRGMRFANCMAFAQALSDASGASMTRTAVPRADETIAAHKYREAADQPAIQAPRQARRRTLIAIATAAAVMALVAASLYFVIGRPKATDHPPSAGNPPAAGGSTLKSATASSTDQNPRTGAAGQPAHKVDVSFTQVGNSLNVRLHNPNSDVGLVRSSFELALLDSSGAIITNLGEQGLPGSAVSTIYQLPPNGDFGFSSLSAPPGKTVASMELTVTGKWLEWGTVNPPQVKIEDATILPDSGYSGPSVTGRLSLEKDGPLNAIVIAFVKTPEGTVVSTVFSDCLQTGQLRASRPSHSTQSADLSSWKVLSRTRPR; encoded by the coding sequence ATGGGCGAGGTCTACCTGGCGCAACACCCCCGCTTGCCCCGCCAGGATGCCCTGAAGGTTCTTCGGGCCAATGTGTCCGACAACGGTGAATTCCGCGAGCGATTCATACAAGAGGCTGACTTGGCGGCCTCCCTGTCACACCCCAATATCTTGACGGTTCACGATCGCGGCGAGTACGACGACCGGTTGTGGATCGCTACGGCCTACGTTGACGGGACCGACGCCGCCCAGGTAACGCATCACCAGTATCCCGCGGGCATGCCGGTGGATCAGGTTCTCACAATCGTGACCGCGATCGCCGCCGCACTTGATTACGCCCACGATCGGGGGTTGCTTCATCGTGACGTGAAGCCGGCCAACATTCTGCTCAGCGAGCCGGAAAAGGATGGACAGCGGCGGATCTTCCTGGCCGACTTCGGTATTGCCCGCCAGATCGCCGACGCCAACCGACTGACCGCCACCAACCTGACTCTGGGTACCGTGGCGTACGCTGCGCCAGAACAACTGATGGCGGAAGATCTCGACGGACGCGCTGACCAGTACGCGCTTGCCGCGACCGCCTACCATCTGCTTACCGGCACACTGCTGTACGAGAACACTAACCCCGTCGCCGTTATCAGCCGTCACCTCAGTACGCCCGCACCCGCGCTCAGCGATCGCCGCCCAGACCTGGCGCCGTTGGACGGAGCGCTGCTTACAGCCCTATCCAAAGATCGCGGTATGCGTTTCGCCAACTGCATGGCGTTCGCGCAAGCCCTCAGTGACGCCTCCGGCGCGTCAATGACCCGTACAGCTGTGCCGCGAGCCGACGAGACGATCGCAGCGCACAAGTATCGCGAGGCGGCCGACCAGCCCGCGATCCAAGCGCCGCGCCAAGCAAGACGCCGCACGCTGATCGCCATTGCCACCGCTGCAGCCGTGATGGCACTCGTCGCCGCCAGCCTGTATTTCGTCATAGGGCGTCCGAAAGCAACGGATCACCCACCTTCCGCTGGCAATCCACCTGCCGCGGGCGGCAGCACCCTGAAGTCGGCAACCGCCTCCAGTACCGATCAAAACCCCAGGACCGGTGCCGCGGGGCAACCGGCGCACAAAGTCGACGTGAGCTTCACTCAAGTTGGCAACTCGCTCAACGTGCGTCTACACAACCCGAATTCTGATGTAGGACTGGTGCGTTCATCTTTCGAGCTCGCGCTGCTCGACAGTAGCGGTGCCATTATCACGAACTTGGGAGAGCAGGGCCTTCCCGGATCGGCCGTCAGCACGATCTACCAGCTGCCACCTAATGGTGATTTCGGATTCAGCAGCCTGTCAGCCCCGCCGGGAAAGACCGTGGCGTCGATGGAACTCACGGTCACCGGCAAATGGCTTGAGTGGGGCACTGTCAATCCGCCCCAAGTGAAAATCGAGGACGCCACGATACTTCCCGACTCCGGATACTCTGGACCATCTGTGACGGGTCGGCTATCCCTGGAAAAGGACGGGCCACTAAACGCGATCGTCATTGCATTCGTCAAAACCCCCGAGGGCACGGTCGTTTCAACGGTTTTCTCCGATTGCCTTCAGACTGGCCAGCTGCGCGCGTCGAGGCCAAGTCATTCGACACAATCCGCGGACCTTTCGAGCTGGAAAGTGTTGTCGCGTACGCGACCTCGGTGA
- a CDS encoding uracil-DNA glycosylase family protein, translated as MRASSAPAARRRASSSATRCTATRRRTARLTKHEIVNCSPFLHRELEIVRPRLVITLGCDAERVMAFFYPRARMSVRPMKTAPRVISGGRFTW; from the coding sequence ATGAGAGCATCAAGCGCTCCGGCCGCGAGAAGAAGGGCCTCTTCATCAGCAACACGGTGCACTGCCACCCGCCGAAGAACCGCGCGTCTCACGAAGCACGAGATCGTCAACTGCTCCCCGTTCCTGCACCGCGAGTTGGAGATCGTCCGGCCGCGGCTGGTAATCACGCTGGGCTGCGACGCCGAACGCGTCATGGCGTTCTTCTACCCGCGAGCAAGGATGTCGGTGCGGCCCATGAAAACGGCCCCCAGAGTAATCTCCGGGGGCCGTTTTACCTGGTAG
- a CDS encoding cupin domain-containing protein, which produces MSDANKIGVTVIQPGEGDYVALPGFGAVFKLSAKTNGGEVSIVEHPFAVGLLTAAHRHTREDEHSIVLAGQIGFRSDDSEVVLGPGGYITKPRGQMHAMWNAGNEPGRIIEVITPGGFENYFRELGELLLEHADDPAGRPLHELPEFGELADKYGLTYGSPEWMDDIAQRYGLNPPSH; this is translated from the coding sequence GGTCACGGTGATCCAGCCTGGGGAAGGCGATTACGTCGCGCTGCCCGGTTTTGGGGCGGTCTTCAAGTTGTCGGCTAAGACCAATGGGGGCGAGGTGTCCATCGTCGAGCATCCGTTCGCCGTCGGCCTGCTCACCGCGGCGCACCGGCATACCCGCGAGGACGAGCATTCGATCGTGCTGGCGGGTCAGATCGGTTTCCGCTCCGACGACAGCGAAGTCGTCCTCGGGCCCGGTGGTTACATCACCAAGCCCCGCGGGCAGATGCACGCGATGTGGAACGCCGGCAACGAGCCTGGCCGCATCATCGAGGTCATCACCCCGGGCGGATTCGAGAACTATTTCCGCGAACTCGGTGAGCTGCTCCTCGAGCACGCCGACGACCCGGCCGGCAGGCCGCTGCACGAGTTGCCCGAGTTCGGCGAACTCGCCGACAAATACGGGCTGACCTACGGGTCACCGGAGTGGATGGATGACATCGCGCAGCGCTACGGGCTGAACCCGCCCTCGCACTGA